A genomic window from Leptolyngbya sp. BL0902 includes:
- a CDS encoding hybrid sensor histidine kinase/response regulator: MSIQDKSHRGDILVVDDRADNLRLLATMLSEQGYKVRKVIKGEMAFDVAQVNPPDLILLDIFMPTMSGFEVCQQLKADVRTSHIPIIFLSASDEPLDKVKAFAVGGQDYITKPFEINEVLARIEHQLRILRLQQQMQAQNQRLLAEISERLKAEAALRQMNDELDERVRERTAELTHTNQRLQWMGQKLEQSLAQEQELNRLRSRVITTISHEYRTPMAIISSSTGILEDYFDQLTPALRRKHLGRIQGAIQRMLALIDDVVLFNRLEFEPVEVKLAPTCLASVIDNAVTEINGAASPPHPIAVTLQGDYLQPVTDASLVRTVVVNLLSNAVKFSPDQNTMENTIRMIVDCIVD; the protein is encoded by the coding sequence ATGAGTATCCAGGACAAATCCCATCGGGGCGATATTTTGGTGGTGGATGATCGGGCCGACAATCTGCGGTTGCTCGCCACCATGCTGTCGGAGCAGGGGTATAAAGTGCGCAAGGTAATCAAGGGGGAAATGGCCTTTGATGTGGCCCAGGTTAACCCACCTGACTTAATTCTGCTAGATATTTTTATGCCCACCATGTCCGGCTTTGAGGTTTGTCAGCAGCTCAAGGCCGATGTCCGCACCAGCCACATTCCGATTATTTTCCTCAGCGCCTCCGATGAGCCCCTAGATAAGGTGAAAGCCTTTGCAGTGGGCGGCCAAGACTACATCACCAAGCCCTTTGAGATCAACGAAGTGCTGGCCCGTATCGAGCACCAGCTGAGGATCCTGCGCCTACAGCAACAGATGCAGGCCCAAAATCAGCGGCTCCTCGCCGAAATTTCTGAACGCCTGAAGGCCGAAGCGGCCCTTCGTCAAATGAACGACGAACTGGACGAACGGGTTAGGGAACGCACCGCTGAACTCACCCACACCAACCAGCGACTGCAATGGATGGGGCAAAAACTCGAACAGTCGCTAGCCCAAGAGCAGGAGCTAAATCGACTGCGATCACGGGTTATCACCACCATTTCCCACGAATATCGCACCCCCATGGCGATTATCAGCAGTTCCACCGGAATTTTAGAGGACTACTTTGACCAACTCACCCCTGCCCTTCGCCGCAAACACCTAGGTCGCATCCAGGGAGCTATCCAGCGCATGTTAGCCCTCATTGATGATGTGGTGCTGTTTAACCGTCTAGAGTTTGAGCCTGTGGAGGTGAAGCTGGCTCCCACCTGTCTCGCATCAGTGATCGACAATGCCGTCACTGAAATTAATGGGGCAGCCTCGCCCCCCCATCCCATTGCCGTCACGCTCCAGGGAGACTACCTCCAGCCCGTCACCGATGCCAGCCTAGTCCGCACCGTGGTGGTGAATTTGCTCAGTAACGCCGTTAAGTTCTCGCCCGATCAGAACACCATGGAGAACACCATTAGGATGATCGTAGACTGTATAGTTGATTGA
- a CDS encoding sensor histidine kinase: protein MNYTADHFSITVQDNGIGIPATEVEKVFEPFFRASNTLNIQGVGMGLAIVQKCLDLLSATVTLQSQLDQGTTITVTFPSPPPDA, encoded by the coding sequence ATCAACTATACCGCCGATCATTTCTCGATTACGGTGCAGGATAACGGCATTGGCATTCCTGCAACGGAGGTGGAAAAAGTTTTTGAGCCGTTCTTTCGCGCCAGCAATACCCTCAACATTCAGGGCGTGGGGATGGGGCTAGCCATTGTCCAAAAATGCCTTGACCTCCTGTCGGCAACCGTCACCCTCCAGAGTCAGCTTGACCAGGGCACAACCATCACCGTGACCTTCCCCAGTCCCCCTCCAGACGCCTAG
- a CDS encoding type I glyceraldehyde-3-phosphate dehydrogenase — protein sequence MIRVAINGFGRIGRNFLRCWLTRENSGLEVVAINDTSDPKTNSHLLKYDSMLGRLDADIQAGEDTLIVNGKTIKCYSDRNPNNLPWKAWDIDLVIESTGVFVSEEGASRHIEAGAKKVLITAPGKGSGIGTYVMGVNHQDYSHDGYNVVSNASCTTNCLAPVVKVLHENFGIIKGTMTTTHSYTGDQRLLDASHRDLRRARAAALNIVPTTTGAAKAVALVIPEMAGKLNGIALRVPTPNVSVVDLVVQVEKPAIAEQVNQVLKEAAEGHMKGILAYSDLPLVSIDYRKTDESSIVDSSLTMVMGGDMVKVVAWYDNEWGYSQRVVDLAELVAAKWQ from the coding sequence GTGATTAGAGTAGCCATTAACGGGTTTGGCCGCATTGGTCGGAATTTTTTGCGGTGTTGGTTGACGCGGGAAAACAGCGGCCTGGAGGTCGTTGCCATTAACGATACTTCGGATCCAAAGACCAACTCTCACCTGTTGAAGTACGACTCCATGCTGGGTCGTCTCGATGCTGACATTCAGGCCGGGGAAGATACCCTGATTGTCAACGGCAAAACCATCAAATGCTACTCAGATCGTAACCCCAACAACCTGCCCTGGAAAGCCTGGGACATTGACCTGGTGATCGAATCCACCGGGGTGTTTGTCAGCGAAGAGGGTGCCTCTCGCCACATCGAAGCCGGGGCTAAGAAAGTGCTGATCACCGCTCCCGGCAAGGGCAGCGGCATTGGTACCTACGTCATGGGCGTAAACCACCAAGACTATAGCCACGATGGCTACAACGTGGTCAGCAACGCGAGCTGCACCACCAACTGCTTGGCTCCCGTGGTGAAGGTGCTGCACGAAAACTTTGGCATCATCAAAGGCACCATGACCACCACCCACAGCTACACCGGGGATCAGCGCCTGCTGGATGCCAGCCACCGCGACCTGCGCCGTGCCCGTGCCGCTGCCCTGAATATTGTGCCCACCACCACCGGAGCCGCCAAGGCCGTGGCCCTGGTGATCCCCGAAATGGCGGGCAAGCTGAACGGTATTGCCCTGCGGGTGCCTACCCCTAACGTATCCGTAGTTGACCTGGTGGTGCAGGTGGAAAAACCCGCCATTGCCGAGCAGGTGAACCAAGTGCTGAAAGAAGCCGCCGAAGGCCATATGAAGGGTATTCTGGCCTACAGCGACCTGCCTCTGGTCTCCATCGACTACCGCAAGACCGATGAGTCCTCCATCGTTGATTCCAGCCTCACCATGGTGATGGGTGGCGACATGGTGAAGGTCGTGGCCTGGTATGACAACGAGTGGGGCTACAGCCAGCGCGTGGTTGACCTAGCCGAACTGGTGGCCGCCAAGTGGCAGTAG